One genomic window of Cupriavidus malaysiensis includes the following:
- a CDS encoding zinc-ribbon domain-containing protein, which translates to MALIACSECNAEVSDRATACPRCGNPIAATQHQEPPKRSGRLGVGLGIVGLVGIFVIAATISANSSRSSTSATADATTGNELGIKADDVVKMDKASFGCEFEHKFAEAAEHYNQKEYSAWARIVNDAPWCFSGGALNPEQTWTVLQVRGRIMQISQTTLAQYKLDPSRHKHSYWTATFWATKATDPKP; encoded by the coding sequence ATGGCCCTCATCGCATGCAGCGAATGCAATGCCGAAGTTAGCGATCGTGCAACAGCGTGCCCACGATGCGGAAATCCCATTGCAGCGACGCAGCATCAGGAGCCGCCCAAGCGCTCTGGCCGACTAGGGGTTGGCCTGGGCATTGTTGGCCTTGTGGGGATCTTCGTCATAGCAGCGACGATAAGTGCCAATAGCTCTCGAAGCTCGACCTCCGCCACAGCTGATGCAACTACCGGCAATGAGCTCGGGATCAAGGCTGATGATGTGGTAAAGATGGATAAGGCTTCCTTCGGTTGCGAGTTTGAGCACAAGTTTGCAGAAGCCGCCGAGCACTACAACCAGAAGGAGTACTCAGCTTGGGCAAGAATCGTCAACGACGCTCCATGGTGCTTCTCGGGTGGAGCCCTAAACCCTGAGCAGACATGGACTGTGCTGCAGGTCCGCGGGCGCATCATGCAAATCAGCCAGACCACACTTGCACAGTACAAACTCGACCCATCAAGACACAAGCACTCGTACTGGACTGCCACCTTCTGGGCGACAAAAGCAACAGATCCTAAGCCCTGA
- a CDS encoding DNA cytosine methyltransferase, which translates to MIRDQFLLDIAPELIVDNFAGGGGASCGIELALGRHVDIAINHDPEAVAMHAMNHPQTEHHCESVWDVDPIKVTRGRPVGLAWFSPDCKHFSKAKGGKPRDKNIRGLAWVAMRWAALVRPRVILLENVEEFQTWGPLLADGSPCSARKGKTFRSFVHQLQEKGYAVEWRELRACDYGAPTIRKRLFLVARCDGRPVVWPEQSHGAPSSPAVKAGKRSAWRTAAECIDWSIPCPSIFERARPLAEATQRRIARGLRRYVIDSAKPFAVRLPESIEAPFITECANASTQRTFHADEPLRTQCAEVKGGHFALAAATLVQTGYGERAGQAPRAPGLDKPLGTVVAGGAKHALVSAFLAKHYGGNYTGPGVSLGAPVDTITTTDHHALVTSNLMVNTTGHSGGATTAPVPTLTTGNHVAEVRAFLVKYYSEGGQDQDCRDPMHTIPTKDRIGLVTVAGEEYQIADIGMRMLEPHELYAAQGFPASYVIAPVIDGRRLPKHAQVRMCGNSVSPPMAAALVRANVPELASWSAREAKERRIAA; encoded by the coding sequence ATGATCCGCGACCAGTTCCTGCTGGACATCGCCCCCGAGCTGATCGTCGACAACTTCGCCGGCGGCGGTGGCGCTAGCTGCGGCATCGAGTTGGCCCTCGGCCGGCACGTCGACATCGCCATCAACCACGACCCCGAGGCCGTGGCCATGCACGCCATGAACCATCCGCAGACCGAGCACCACTGCGAGAGCGTGTGGGATGTGGACCCGATCAAGGTCACGCGCGGCCGGCCGGTGGGCCTGGCCTGGTTCAGCCCCGACTGCAAGCACTTCAGCAAGGCCAAGGGTGGCAAGCCACGCGACAAGAACATCCGCGGGCTGGCCTGGGTGGCGATGCGCTGGGCGGCGCTGGTGCGCCCGCGCGTTATCCTGCTGGAGAACGTCGAGGAATTCCAGACCTGGGGGCCGCTGCTGGCTGATGGCTCGCCCTGCTCCGCGCGCAAGGGCAAGACCTTCCGCAGCTTCGTGCACCAGCTGCAGGAGAAGGGCTATGCGGTCGAATGGCGCGAGCTGCGCGCGTGCGACTACGGCGCGCCCACCATCCGCAAGCGCCTGTTCCTCGTCGCGCGCTGCGACGGCAGGCCCGTTGTCTGGCCCGAGCAAAGCCACGGCGCTCCAAGCAGCCCGGCGGTCAAGGCTGGCAAGCGCTCGGCCTGGCGGACGGCGGCCGAGTGCATTGACTGGTCCATCCCCTGCCCGTCGATCTTCGAACGCGCCCGCCCCCTCGCCGAGGCCACGCAGCGCCGGATCGCGCGCGGCCTGCGCCGCTACGTTATCGATTCGGCCAAGCCGTTCGCCGTCCGATTGCCTGAAAGCATCGAGGCGCCCTTCATCACGGAATGCGCAAACGCATCAACGCAGCGCACGTTCCATGCCGACGAGCCTCTGCGCACCCAATGCGCTGAGGTCAAGGGCGGTCACTTCGCCCTGGCTGCAGCCACCTTGGTGCAGACCGGCTACGGCGAGCGCGCCGGCCAGGCGCCCCGCGCGCCCGGGCTCGACAAGCCGCTCGGTACTGTCGTAGCAGGCGGCGCTAAGCACGCGCTCGTGTCCGCCTTTCTGGCCAAGCACTACGGCGGCAACTACACCGGCCCCGGCGTGTCCCTGGGCGCCCCGGTCGACACCATCACGACCACCGACCACCACGCCCTGGTCACGTCGAACCTCATGGTGAACACGACCGGCCACTCTGGCGGCGCCACAACGGCACCTGTCCCCACGCTGACGACCGGCAACCATGTGGCCGAGGTCCGCGCCTTCCTAGTGAAGTACTACAGCGAGGGAGGCCAGGACCAGGACTGCCGCGACCCGATGCACACCATCCCCACCAAGGACCGCATCGGCCTGGTGACGGTGGCCGGCGAGGAATACCAGATCGCCGACATCGGCATGCGCATGCTGGAGCCGCACGAGCTGTACGCGGCCCAGGGCTTCCCGGCCAGCTATGTCATCGCGCCCGTGATCGACGGGCGCCGGCTGCCGAAGCATGCCCAGGTTCGCATGTGCGGGAACAGCGTCAGCCCGCCGATGGCGGCCGCGCTGGTGCGCGCCAACGTGCCCGAGCTGGCCAGCTGGTCGGCGCGCGAGGCGAAGGAACGGAGGATCGCGGCGTGA
- a CDS encoding recombination-associated protein RdgC, protein MFTWFRNLSLLRLSRFPHSAADVAAALARFAFLPCGAFDLASSGWAPPLDGGGLVRACNGQLLIALRTDQKILPARVVNAATKARAAQVEQQQGFKPGRKQLRELKEQIVEELLSKAFVSSAYTRVWIDPVNGWLAIDASSASKTEDVRGMLFKSLDPLPAMMLQVNHSPVAAMTEWLATDTAPAGFTIDQELTLESRSERRATIRYARHPLDVADMGRHIAAGKRCTRLAMTWDDRVSFVLTDALTIKRMAPLDVIKEQADATLTGEGERFDADFLMMSAELATLLRDLTDALGGERKPEEDMREAA, encoded by the coding sequence ATGTTCACCTGGTTCCGCAACCTCTCCCTGCTTCGCCTGTCTCGCTTCCCTCATTCCGCCGCGGACGTCGCCGCCGCGCTGGCGCGATTCGCCTTCCTCCCGTGCGGCGCCTTCGATCTGGCATCGAGCGGCTGGGCCCCGCCGCTCGATGGCGGCGGCCTCGTCCGCGCCTGCAATGGCCAACTCCTGATCGCCCTGCGCACGGATCAGAAGATCCTGCCGGCGCGGGTCGTGAACGCAGCCACGAAGGCGCGCGCCGCCCAGGTCGAGCAACAGCAGGGGTTCAAGCCTGGCCGCAAGCAGTTGAGAGAGCTGAAGGAACAGATCGTCGAGGAGCTGCTCAGCAAGGCGTTCGTCTCCAGCGCCTACACCCGCGTCTGGATTGATCCGGTCAACGGCTGGCTGGCAATCGACGCCAGTAGCGCCAGCAAGACAGAGGATGTGCGCGGGATGCTGTTCAAGTCGTTGGACCCGCTGCCGGCCATGATGCTGCAGGTCAACCACTCGCCCGTGGCGGCCATGACCGAATGGCTCGCCACCGACACCGCGCCGGCCGGCTTCACCATCGACCAGGAGCTGACGTTGGAATCGAGAAGCGAGCGTCGGGCGACCATTCGTTACGCCCGCCACCCACTCGACGTCGCCGACATGGGCCGCCACATCGCCGCCGGCAAGCGCTGCACCCGCCTTGCAATGACCTGGGACGACCGTGTCTCCTTCGTCCTGACCGACGCCCTGACCATCAAGCGGATGGCGCCCCTGGACGTCATCAAAGAGCAGGCCGACGCCACGCTGACCGGCGAGGGAGAGCGGTTCGATGCTGACTTCCTGATGATGTCCGCCGAGTTGGCGACGCTGCTCAGGGATCTGACGGATGCCCTCGGAGGCGAACGCAAACCCGAAGAAGATATGAGGGAGGCGGCATGA
- a CDS encoding helix-turn-helix domain-containing protein, with product MNGLTELRKKLGLSQAKLGAAIGIGQSAISQCERGLCLMSIGQALRLVDFAKSRGVEATLDQIYLELPGQRGGWRQDASDDTQPPNGTHQEEGK from the coding sequence ATGAACGGTCTCACTGAACTGCGAAAGAAGCTCGGCCTATCGCAAGCGAAGCTTGGGGCTGCGATAGGCATTGGGCAGTCTGCGATCTCGCAATGCGAACGGGGGCTATGCCTTATGTCGATTGGTCAGGCGTTGCGCCTCGTGGACTTTGCGAAGTCCCGGGGTGTTGAGGCGACTCTGGATCAGATCTACCTGGAACTGCCAGGTCAGCGTGGTGGCTGGAGGCAGGATGCGAGCGACGACACCCAACCACCAAACGGAACGCACCAGGAGGAAGGGAAATGA
- a CDS encoding LexA family transcriptional regulator codes for MPAQPLTDDQKRDAERLTRLFKDWQHARRAQGEPSSQEFASELLGFNQSALSQYLRGKIPLNVAAMLKWCALLRCDPSDISPDLAEKMREIADQVPDKIDSEFALVRRLDVKASAGPGRLVFLAGEKSRLAFRRDFLRDLGLSEKNAALVDVEGISMEPTLPDGAIVLINTQQEPIRYGKVYVVVVDGEVVVKRLARREGDIYLLSDNPNKDDFPDRRIAGESLGGFEIKGRAKWFGSRL; via the coding sequence ATGCCCGCCCAACCCCTAACCGACGACCAGAAACGCGACGCCGAGCGCCTTACTCGCCTCTTTAAAGATTGGCAACACGCGCGACGCGCGCAGGGCGAGCCATCCTCTCAGGAGTTCGCCAGCGAACTCCTCGGCTTCAATCAAAGCGCACTCAGCCAATACTTGCGTGGCAAGATTCCGCTGAATGTCGCCGCCATGTTGAAGTGGTGCGCCCTTCTGCGCTGCGACCCGTCAGACATCAGTCCTGATCTTGCCGAAAAGATGCGCGAGATTGCGGACCAGGTTCCAGACAAGATCGATAGCGAGTTTGCGCTAGTACGTCGTCTTGACGTCAAGGCGTCGGCCGGCCCTGGGCGGCTTGTATTCCTTGCCGGCGAAAAATCACGGCTGGCGTTCCGGCGTGACTTCCTTCGTGATCTTGGCCTATCGGAGAAGAATGCGGCGCTAGTCGACGTCGAAGGGATCAGCATGGAGCCCACGCTGCCAGATGGGGCAATCGTACTCATCAATACCCAGCAGGAGCCGATCAGGTATGGAAAGGTCTACGTCGTGGTTGTCGATGGCGAAGTCGTCGTAAAGCGACTCGCGCGACGAGAGGGGGACATCTACCTTCTGTCCGACAACCCGAATAAGGACGATTTCCCGGATCGCAGGATCGCAGGCGAGTCCTTGGGCGGCTTCGAGATCAAGGGGCGGGCCAAGTGGTTTGGCTCTCGGCTATAA